The Shewanella zhangzhouensis genome has a window encoding:
- the rpsL gene encoding 30S ribosomal protein S12: MATVNQLVRKPRAPKVDKTNVPALEACPQKRGVCTRVYTTTPKKPNSALRKVARVRLTNGFEVTSYIGGEGHNLQEHSVILIRGGRVKDLPGVRYHTIRGALDCAGVNARRQARSKYGAKRPKS; this comes from the coding sequence ATGGCAACTGTAAATCAGTTGGTACGTAAGCCACGTGCACCTAAAGTCGACAAGACTAACGTGCCAGCGCTGGAAGCGTGCCCACAGAAGCGTGGTGTTTGTACTCGTGTGTACACCACCACCCCTAAGAAACCAAACTCTGCACTGCGTAAAGTAGCTCGTGTGCGTTTGACCAACGGTTTTGAAGTTACTTCATACATCGGCGGTGAAGGCCACAACCTGCAGGAGCACAGTGTGATCCTGATCCGTGGCGGTCGTGTTAAAGACCTGCCAGGTGTTCGCTATCACACCATTCGTGGCGCTCTGGACTGTGCTGGTGTGAACGCTCGCCGCCAGGCTCGTTCTAAGTACGGTGCCAAGCGTCCTAAGTCTTAA
- the rpsG gene encoding 30S ribosomal protein S7, whose protein sequence is MPRRRVVGQRKILPDPKFNSELLAKFINVIMQDGKKSVAEKIIYKALDVVAEKKGADHLVILEAALDNVRPSVEVKSRRVGGSTYQVPCEVRPVRRNALAMRWLVEAARKRGEKSMALRLAGEMLDASDNKGTAVKKREDVHRMAEANKAFAHYRW, encoded by the coding sequence ATGCCAAGACGTCGCGTAGTAGGTCAGCGCAAGATCCTGCCTGATCCAAAGTTCAATAGTGAGTTGCTGGCTAAGTTCATCAACGTCATTATGCAAGACGGTAAGAAGTCCGTCGCTGAAAAAATCATTTACAAGGCTCTGGATGTAGTTGCCGAGAAGAAAGGCGCCGATCACCTGGTGATCCTGGAAGCTGCTCTGGACAACGTTCGTCCTTCTGTTGAAGTTAAGTCCCGCCGTGTTGGTGGTTCTACTTACCAGGTTCCTTGTGAAGTCCGTCCAGTACGTCGCAACGCTCTGGCGATGCGCTGGTTGGTTGAAGCTGCTCGTAAGCGTGGTGAAAAATCTATGGCTCTGCGTCTGGCCGGCGAAATGCTGGATGCATCCGACAACAAAGGCACTGCAGTGAAGAAACGTGAAGACGTTCACCGCATGGCCGAAGCGAACAAAGCGTTCGCTCATTACCGCTGGTAA
- the rpoB gene encoding DNA-directed RNA polymerase subunit beta produces the protein MVYSYSEKKRIRKDFGKRPQVLDIPYLLSIQLDSFKKFTDQDPTGERGLEAAFRSVFPIKSFSGNSELQYVSYKLGEPVFDVKECQIRGVTYSAPLRVKLRMVLFDREAAPGTVKDIKEQEVYMGDIPLMTENGTFVINGTERVIVSQLHRSPGVFFDHDRGKTHSSGKVLYNARIIPYRGSWLDFEFDPKDALFVRIDRRRKLPATIILRALEFSTQDILDLFFERVDFTIKKDSLVMKLLPERLRGETASYDIKDAEGNIVVEKGRRITARHIRQLEKTNTTELEVPVEYIVGKIAAQDYIDPDTGEVLVTANNEIRLEDLAQLSLAGIKDISTLYINELDHGAYISDTLRIDSTTNRLEALVEIYRMMRPGEPPTKDAAEALFQNLFFSEERYDLSKVGRMKFNRRLEIADDVGTGVLSNDDIVAVMKKIIEIRNGNDEVDDIDHLGNRRIRSVGEMAENQFRVGLVRVERAVRERLSLGDLNELMPQDLINAKPISAAVKEFFGSSQLSQFMDQNNPLSEVTHKRRISALGPGGLTRERAGFEVRDVHPTHYGRLCPIETPEGPNIGLINSLATFARTNSYGFLETPYRKVVDGVVTDDVEYLSAIEEGRYVIAQANIELDGEGRILEEQVACRHKGESTFMRASDIQYMDVSPQQIISVAASLIPFLEHDDANRALMGANMQRQAVPTLRSEKPLVGTGIERALAVDSGVVVAAKRGGVIDYVDASRIVVKVNEDELRPGEAGIDIYNLTKYTRSNQNTCINQRPCCQVGDPIVRGDVLADGPSTDLGDLALGQNMRVAFMPWNGYNFEDSILISERVVQDDRFTTIHIQELSCIARDTKLGSEEITADIPNVGESALSKLDESGIVYIGAEVKGGDILVGKVTPKGETQLTPEEKLLRAIFGEKASDVKDSSLRVPNSVTGTVIDVQVFTRDGVEKDKRAIEIEEMHIAQARKDLSEEFKILEEGVLSRARNLLLAGGYTQAQLDAIPRKELLTQVIDDETKQTELEQLAEQHEELKADFDKKFEHKRRKITQGDDLAPGVLKIVKVYLAVKRTIQPGDKMAGRHGNKGVISKICPIEDMPYDEQGNPVDIVLNPLGVPSRMNIGQVLEVHMGAAAKGIGNRIQAMLEEQREVAELRGYIKQAYDLGETQQKVDIESFTDEEVIRLAKHLKDGLPTATPAFDGAKEKEIKQMLELAGLPTSGQLRLFDGRTGNAFEREVTVGYMYMLKLNHLVDDKMHARSTGSYSLVTQQPLGGKAQFGGQRFGEMEVWALEAYGAAYTLQEMLTVKSDDVNGRTQMYKNIVDGNHQMQPGMPESFNVLLKEIRSLGINIELDQE, from the coding sequence ATGGTTTACTCCTATTCTGAAAAGAAGCGTATTCGCAAAGACTTTGGTAAGCGTCCGCAAGTACTGGACATCCCTTACCTGTTGTCTATTCAGTTAGATTCTTTCAAGAAGTTCACCGATCAAGATCCTACCGGTGAGCGCGGTTTGGAAGCCGCCTTCCGCAGCGTTTTCCCCATCAAGAGCTTTTCCGGTAACTCCGAGCTGCAATATGTCAGCTATAAGCTGGGTGAGCCTGTATTTGATGTGAAAGAATGCCAGATCCGTGGCGTTACTTATTCTGCCCCCCTGCGCGTAAAACTGCGCATGGTATTGTTTGACCGTGAAGCCGCTCCCGGCACGGTTAAAGACATTAAAGAACAAGAAGTCTACATGGGGGATATCCCTCTGATGACTGAAAACGGTACTTTCGTTATCAACGGTACCGAGCGTGTTATCGTTTCTCAGCTGCACCGCTCTCCCGGTGTGTTCTTCGACCACGACCGTGGTAAGACTCACTCTTCAGGCAAGGTGCTGTATAACGCGCGTATTATCCCTTACCGTGGTTCCTGGCTGGACTTCGAATTCGATCCGAAGGACGCTTTGTTCGTTCGTATCGACCGTCGTCGTAAACTGCCGGCAACCATTATCCTGCGTGCCCTGGAGTTTTCTACCCAGGACATCCTGGATCTCTTCTTTGAGCGCGTAGACTTCACCATCAAGAAAGATTCTTTGGTGATGAAGCTGCTGCCTGAGCGTCTGCGCGGTGAAACCGCCAGCTACGACATCAAAGATGCCGAAGGCAACATCGTGGTCGAAAAGGGCCGTCGTATCACTGCCCGTCATATCCGCCAGCTGGAAAAAACCAACACCACTGAACTGGAAGTACCGGTTGAGTACATCGTTGGTAAGATTGCTGCCCAGGACTATATCGATCCGGATACCGGTGAAGTGTTGGTGACTGCCAACAACGAAATCCGTCTGGAAGATCTGGCTCAGCTGTCGCTGGCCGGTATCAAGGATATCTCCACGCTCTATATCAACGAGCTGGACCACGGTGCCTACATCTCCGACACCCTGCGTATCGATTCCACCACCAACCGCCTCGAGGCATTGGTTGAAATCTATCGCATGATGCGTCCTGGCGAGCCACCAACCAAGGACGCTGCCGAAGCCCTGTTCCAGAACCTGTTCTTCAGCGAAGAACGTTATGACCTGTCCAAAGTAGGTCGTATGAAGTTCAACCGTCGTCTGGAAATTGCCGATGACGTGGGCACTGGCGTACTGTCTAACGACGATATCGTTGCGGTGATGAAGAAGATCATCGAAATCCGTAACGGTAACGACGAAGTGGACGATATCGACCACCTGGGTAACCGTCGTATCCGCTCTGTGGGCGAAATGGCTGAGAACCAGTTCCGTGTAGGTCTGGTACGTGTTGAGCGCGCTGTACGTGAGCGTCTGTCTCTGGGCGACCTGAACGAGCTGATGCCTCAGGACCTCATCAACGCCAAGCCAATTTCTGCTGCAGTGAAAGAGTTCTTCGGTTCTTCTCAGCTGTCTCAGTTTATGGACCAGAACAACCCGCTGTCTGAAGTAACCCACAAGCGCCGTATTTCTGCCCTGGGTCCAGGCGGTCTGACCCGTGAGCGCGCCGGCTTCGAAGTCCGCGACGTACACCCAACTCACTACGGTCGTCTGTGTCCAATTGAGACCCCTGAAGGTCCAAACATTGGTCTGATCAACTCGCTGGCTACCTTCGCCCGCACCAACTCTTACGGCTTCCTGGAAACTCCATACCGTAAAGTGGTTGATGGCGTTGTAACCGACGACGTTGAATACCTGTCAGCCATCGAAGAAGGCCGCTATGTGATTGCACAGGCCAACATCGAGCTGGACGGCGAAGGTCGCATCCTGGAAGAACAGGTTGCCTGTCGTCATAAGGGTGAATCTACCTTTATGCGCGCCTCTGACATCCAGTACATGGACGTATCGCCACAACAGATCATCTCTGTCGCAGCGTCTCTGATCCCGTTCCTTGAACACGACGACGCCAACCGCGCACTCATGGGCGCGAACATGCAACGTCAGGCCGTTCCAACCCTGCGCTCTGAAAAGCCGCTGGTAGGTACCGGTATTGAACGTGCTCTGGCTGTGGACTCAGGCGTAGTAGTCGCTGCCAAGCGTGGCGGTGTGATTGACTACGTTGATGCCAGCCGCATCGTGGTGAAGGTTAACGAAGACGAGCTGCGCCCAGGCGAAGCCGGTATCGACATCTACAACCTGACCAAATACACCCGTTCTAACCAGAACACCTGTATCAACCAGCGTCCATGCTGTCAGGTAGGCGACCCAATCGTGCGCGGTGACGTACTGGCTGACGGTCCTTCTACTGACCTTGGCGACCTGGCTCTGGGTCAGAACATGCGCGTGGCGTTCATGCCATGGAACGGTTACAACTTCGAAGACTCCATCCTCATCTCTGAGCGTGTAGTTCAAGACGACCGTTTCACCACCATTCACATTCAGGAACTGTCTTGTATCGCCCGTGATACCAAGCTTGGTAGCGAAGAGATCACCGCTGACATTCCAAACGTGGGTGAGTCTGCGCTGTCTAAGCTCGATGAGTCCGGTATCGTTTACATCGGTGCTGAAGTCAAAGGTGGCGACATTCTGGTTGGTAAGGTAACGCCAAAAGGCGAAACCCAGCTGACTCCAGAAGAGAAACTGCTGCGCGCCATCTTCGGTGAAAAGGCCTCTGATGTTAAGGACAGCTCTCTGCGCGTTCCTAACTCAGTGACGGGTACCGTAATCGACGTTCAGGTATTTACCCGTGACGGCGTTGAGAAAGACAAGCGTGCCATCGAAATCGAAGAGATGCACATCGCCCAGGCCCGTAAGGACCTGTCCGAAGAGTTCAAGATCCTCGAAGAAGGCGTTCTGAGCCGTGCCCGTAACCTGCTGCTTGCCGGTGGTTACACTCAGGCCCAGCTGGATGCCATTCCACGCAAGGAACTGCTGACTCAGGTTATCGATGACGAGACCAAGCAGACTGAACTTGAGCAACTGGCCGAACAGCATGAAGAGCTGAAAGCCGACTTCGACAAGAAGTTTGAGCACAAGCGTCGCAAGATCACCCAGGGCGATGACCTGGCTCCAGGCGTACTCAAGATCGTTAAGGTTTACCTGGCGGTTAAGCGTACCATCCAGCCTGGTGACAAGATGGCCGGTCGTCACGGTAACAAGGGTGTGATCTCCAAGATCTGTCCTATCGAAGATATGCCATACGACGAGCAGGGTAACCCTGTGGACATCGTACTGAACCCACTCGGTGTACCATCTCGTATGAACATCGGTCAGGTTCTGGAAGTTCACATGGGCGCTGCTGCCAAGGGTATCGGTAACCGCATTCAAGCCATGCTCGAAGAGCAGCGTGAAGTGGCCGAGCTGCGTGGCTATATCAAGCAGGCTTACGATCTGGGTGAAACCCAGCAGAAAGTGGATATCGAGTCCTTTACCGACGAAGAAGTTATCCGCCTGGCCAAGCACCTGAAAGATGGTCTGCCAACTGCGACTCCAGCGTTCGACGGCGCCAAAGAGAAAGAGATCAAGCAGATGCTCGAACTCGCTGGCCTGCCGACTTCTGGTCAGCTGCGTCTGTTTGATGGTCGTACTGGTAATGCCTTCGAGCGTGAAGTAACTGTAGGTTACATGTACATGCTCAAGCTGAACCACTTGGTCGACGACAAGATGCACGCCCGTTCTACCGGTTCTTACAGTCTGGTTACCCAGCAGCCACTCGGCGGTAAGGCCCAGTTTGGTGGTCAGCGTTTCGGTGAGATGGAAGTGTGGGCCCTGGAAGCATACGGTGCTGCGTACACCCTCCAGGAAATGCTCACTGTTAAGTCCGATGACGTGAACGGCCGTACACAGATGTATAAGAACATCGTGGACGGAAACCACCAGATGCAACCTGGTATGCCTGAGTCCTTCAACGTACTGCTGAAGGAGATCCGTTCGCTCGGTATCAACATCGAGCTGGATCAAGAGTAA
- the rpoC gene encoding DNA-directed RNA polymerase subunit beta', which produces MKDLLKFLKQQGKTEEFEGIKIGLASPDLIRSWSFGEVKKPETINYRTFKPEREGLFCARIFGPVKDYECLCGKYKRLKHRGVICEKCGVEVTQTKVRRERMGHIELASPVAHIWFLKSLPSRIGLMLDMTLRDIERVLYFESYVVIEPGMTSLERGQMLTEENYLDALEEYGDEFEAKMGAEAVLDLLRAIDLEKEIEQMREELPSINSETRRKKVTKRLKLIEAFYTSGNKPEWMILKVLPVLPPDLRPLVPLDGGRFATSDLNDLYRRVINRNNRLKRLLDLAAPDIIVRNEKRMLQESVDALLDNGRRGRAITGSNKRPLKSLADMIKGKQGRFRQNLLGKRVDYSGRSVITVGPTLRLHQCGLPKKMALELFKPFIYGKLEGRGLATTIKAAKKMVEREVAEVWDVLDEVIREHPVMLNRAPTLHRLGIQAFEPVLIEGKAIQLHPLVCAAYNADFDGDQMAVHVPLTLEAQLEARALMMSTNNILSPANGEPIIVPSQDVVLGLYYISRERVNGRGEAMAFESVAEAEKAYRVGAAELHARVKVRITETIIGENGERTKQRRIVDTTVGRAILSQILPAGLSFDLVNQDMGKKQISKLLNTCYRQLGLKDTVIFADQLMYTGFQYATISGASVGINDMVIPEEKYSLVADAEAEVIEIQEQFQSGLVTAGERYNKVIDIWASANEKVSKAMMENLSSETVINRHGEEEKQKSFNSIYMMADSGARGSAAQIRQLAGMRGLMAKPDGSIIETPIVANFREGLNVLQYFISTHGARKGLADTALKTANSGYLTRRLVDVAQDLVIIEDDCGATEGLSMKPLIEGGDVVEPLRERVLGRVVAEDVMYPGTDEVLAPRNTLLDEAWCDKLEQHSVDEVQVRSVITCETDFGVCAKCYGRDLARGHIINMGEAIGVVAAQSIGEPGTQLTMRTFHIGGAASRASAENSVQVKNAGTLKLHNAKYVTNSDGKLVIVSRSSELAIIDELGREKERYKVPYGTVLDTKEGAEVNAGQIIANWDPHTHPIITEVAGSIKFVDMIDGVTITRQTDELTGLSSIVVLDVGQRTSAGKEMRPAVRLVDDNGNDLTIPGTDVPAQYFLPGNAIVNLDDNAKISVGDALARIPQESSKTRDITGGLPRVADLFEARRPKEPAILAEISGTISFGKETKGKRRLVITPNDGGDAYEEMIPKWRNLNVFEGEKVERGEVIADGPESAHDILRLRGIHNVANYIVNEVQDVYRLQGVKINDKHIEVIIRQMLRKCIITQAGDSEFLEGEQVEVARVKIANRDLEAAGKLPAKFERELLGITKASLATESFISAASFQETTRVLTEAAVGGKSDNLRGLKENVIVGRLIPAGTGFAYHKNRAKARAAGEETAAPTITASEAEQNLADLLNLAGSQE; this is translated from the coding sequence GTGAAAGACTTATTAAAGTTTCTGAAACAGCAGGGTAAGACCGAAGAGTTTGAAGGTATCAAGATTGGTCTGGCTTCGCCTGACCTGATCCGTTCATGGTCTTTTGGTGAAGTTAAAAAGCCAGAAACCATCAACTACCGTACCTTCAAGCCTGAGCGTGAAGGTCTGTTCTGTGCCCGTATCTTTGGTCCTGTGAAGGACTACGAGTGTCTGTGTGGTAAGTACAAGCGTCTGAAGCACCGCGGTGTTATCTGTGAGAAGTGTGGCGTTGAAGTTACCCAGACCAAGGTGCGTCGTGAGCGCATGGGTCACATCGAACTGGCCAGCCCAGTTGCCCACATCTGGTTCTTGAAGTCACTGCCGTCCCGTATCGGTCTGATGCTGGATATGACACTGCGTGACATCGAGCGCGTGCTGTATTTTGAATCTTACGTAGTAATCGAGCCAGGCATGACCAGCCTGGAGCGCGGTCAGATGCTGACCGAAGAAAACTACCTGGATGCGCTGGAAGAATACGGTGACGAATTCGAAGCCAAGATGGGCGCCGAAGCCGTACTGGATCTGCTGCGTGCCATCGACCTCGAGAAAGAAATCGAGCAGATGCGCGAAGAGCTGCCTTCTATCAACTCAGAGACCCGTCGCAAGAAAGTGACCAAGCGTCTGAAGCTGATTGAAGCCTTCTACACCTCTGGCAACAAGCCAGAGTGGATGATCCTGAAAGTGCTGCCAGTTCTGCCACCGGATCTGCGTCCGTTGGTTCCGCTGGACGGCGGTCGTTTTGCGACTTCGGATCTGAACGATCTGTATCGCCGCGTGATCAACCGTAACAACCGTCTGAAGCGTCTGCTGGATCTGGCTGCGCCAGACATCATCGTACGCAACGAAAAGCGTATGCTGCAGGAATCTGTGGATGCGCTGCTGGACAACGGCCGTCGTGGCCGTGCCATCACCGGCTCTAACAAGCGTCCTCTGAAGTCCCTGGCCGACATGATCAAGGGTAAGCAAGGTCGTTTCCGTCAGAACCTGCTGGGTAAACGCGTTGACTACTCAGGCCGTTCGGTAATTACCGTAGGTCCTACTCTGCGTCTGCATCAGTGCGGTCTGCCGAAGAAAATGGCTCTCGAGCTGTTCAAGCCCTTCATCTACGGCAAGCTGGAAGGTCGTGGCCTGGCCACCACCATCAAAGCCGCCAAGAAGATGGTAGAGCGTGAAGTTGCCGAGGTATGGGACGTACTGGATGAAGTGATCCGCGAACACCCAGTGATGCTCAACCGTGCACCAACACTGCACCGTCTGGGTATTCAGGCGTTCGAACCTGTACTGATTGAAGGTAAGGCAATCCAACTGCACCCATTGGTGTGTGCGGCATACAACGCCGACTTCGACGGTGACCAGATGGCGGTACACGTACCTCTGACTCTGGAAGCTCAGCTGGAAGCCCGTGCGCTGATGATGTCTACCAACAACATCCTGTCGCCAGCCAACGGTGAGCCAATCATCGTTCCGTCTCAGGACGTGGTATTGGGTCTGTACTACATCAGCCGTGAGCGTGTAAACGGTCGCGGTGAAGCCATGGCGTTCGAGTCTGTTGCTGAAGCTGAAAAAGCTTACCGCGTAGGTGCTGCCGAGCTGCACGCCCGCGTGAAAGTACGTATTACCGAAACCATCATTGGTGAAAACGGTGAGCGTACCAAGCAGCGTCGTATCGTGGACACCACTGTAGGTCGTGCCATCCTGTCTCAAATCCTGCCAGCCGGTCTGTCTTTCGACCTGGTTAACCAGGACATGGGCAAGAAGCAGATCTCCAAGCTGCTGAACACCTGTTACCGTCAGCTGGGTCTGAAAGATACCGTTATCTTCGCTGACCAACTGATGTACACCGGTTTCCAGTACGCCACCATCTCCGGTGCCTCTGTGGGTATCAACGACATGGTGATCCCAGAAGAGAAATACTCTCTGGTGGCCGATGCCGAAGCCGAAGTTATCGAGATCCAGGAGCAGTTCCAGTCTGGTCTGGTAACCGCCGGTGAGCGTTACAACAAGGTCATCGACATCTGGGCAAGTGCCAACGAGAAGGTGTCCAAAGCGATGATGGAAAACCTGTCTTCCGAGACAGTGATCAACCGTCATGGCGAAGAAGAAAAGCAGAAGTCGTTCAACAGCATCTATATGATGGCCGACTCAGGCGCACGGGGTAGTGCCGCTCAGATCCGTCAGTTGGCGGGTATGCGTGGTCTGATGGCCAAGCCAGACGGCTCCATCATCGAAACGCCCATCGTGGCGAACTTCCGTGAAGGTCTGAACGTACTCCAGTACTTTATCTCTACCCACGGTGCCCGTAAGGGTCTGGCGGATACCGCACTTAAGACAGCGAACTCCGGTTACCTGACTCGTCGTCTGGTAGACGTGGCTCAGGATCTGGTGATCATCGAAGACGACTGTGGCGCGACCGAAGGTCTGTCCATGAAGCCGCTGATTGAAGGTGGTGACGTGGTTGAGCCGCTGCGTGAGCGCGTGCTGGGCCGTGTGGTTGCCGAAGATGTGATGTACCCAGGTACTGACGAAGTGCTGGCACCTCGCAACACTCTGCTGGACGAAGCCTGGTGTGACAAGCTCGAACAGCACAGCGTTGACGAAGTACAGGTTCGCTCGGTAATTACCTGTGAAACCGACTTTGGTGTGTGTGCCAAGTGTTACGGCCGTGACCTGGCCCGTGGTCACATCATCAACATGGGTGAGGCCATCGGTGTGGTTGCCGCTCAGTCAATCGGTGAACCAGGTACACAGCTGACGATGCGTACGTTCCACATCGGTGGTGCGGCGTCTCGAGCGTCTGCCGAAAACAGCGTACAGGTGAAGAACGCCGGTACCCTGAAGCTGCACAACGCCAAGTACGTTACCAACAGCGACGGCAAACTGGTTATCGTGTCTCGTTCTTCTGAGCTGGCCATCATTGATGAGCTGGGTCGTGAGAAAGAGCGCTACAAGGTACCATACGGTACCGTGCTCGACACCAAAGAAGGTGCTGAGGTGAATGCCGGCCAGATCATTGCGAACTGGGATCCGCACACTCACCCAATCATCACTGAAGTGGCGGGTAGCATTAAGTTCGTAGACATGATTGACGGTGTAACCATTACCCGTCAGACCGACGAACTGACCGGTCTGTCTTCAATCGTGGTACTGGACGTGGGTCAGCGTACCTCTGCCGGTAAAGAAATGCGTCCAGCAGTTCGTCTGGTAGATGACAACGGCAACGACCTGACTATCCCAGGCACAGACGTTCCTGCGCAGTACTTCCTGCCAGGCAACGCGATCGTGAACCTGGACGACAACGCCAAGATCAGCGTGGGTGACGCCCTGGCACGTATTCCTCAGGAATCGTCCAAGACCCGCGACATCACCGGTGGTCTGCCACGGGTTGCTGACCTGTTCGAAGCCCGTCGTCCGAAAGAGCCTGCGATCCTGGCCGAAATCAGCGGTACTATCTCCTTCGGTAAAGAAACCAAGGGTAAGCGCCGTCTGGTTATCACCCCGAATGACGGTGGCGATGCTTACGAGGAAATGATTCCTAAGTGGCGTAACCTGAACGTGTTCGAAGGTGAAAAGGTTGAGCGTGGTGAAGTTATCGCCGACGGCCCAGAGTCAGCCCATGACATTCTGCGTCTGCGTGGCATCCACAACGTGGCCAACTACATCGTGAACGAAGTACAGGACGTTTACCGTCTGCAGGGTGTAAAGATCAACGACAAGCACATCGAGGTGATCATTCGCCAGATGCTGCGTAAGTGCATCATCACCCAGGCCGGTGATTCCGAGTTCCTGGAAGGTGAACAGGTAGAAGTGGCACGCGTGAAGATTGCCAACCGCGATCTGGAAGCTGCCGGTAAGCTGCCAGCCAAGTTCGAACGCGAACTGCTGGGTATTACCAAGGCGTCTCTGGCGACTGAGTCCTTCATCTCTGCGGCCTCGTTCCAGGAAACCACCCGCGTTCTGACCGAAGCAGCTGTTGGCGGCAAGTCTGACAACCTGCGTGGTCTGAAAGAGAACGTGATTGTGGGTCGTCTGATCCCAGCCGGTACCGGTTTCGCTTACCACAAGAATCGCGCCAAGGCGCGTGCTGCCGGTGAAGAAACTGCGGCTCCGACCATTACTGCCAGCGAAGCTGAGCAGAACCTGGCGGACCTGCTGAATCTGGCCGGAAGCCAGGAGTAA